Proteins encoded within one genomic window of Panicum virgatum strain AP13 chromosome 1N, P.virgatum_v5, whole genome shotgun sequence:
- the LOC120657217 gene encoding kinesin-like protein KIN-4C translates to MSQSVANPARPAGSRVPMENQEAAAAHQQKDSVKVAVNIRPLITVELQDGCTDCVTVTPGEPQVQIGPHVFTFDHVYGNSAPPSSLIFEQCVNPLIDALFSGYNATVLAYGQTGSGKTYTMGTDYSGEGNCGGIIPQVMETIFRKVDASKDGSEILIRVSFIEIFKEEVFDLLDSNHAAVRLDSVSVPKSSAPARVPIQIRETATGGITLAGVTEAEVKSKEEMASYLIRGSSSRATASTNMNRQSSRSHAIFTICVEQKRTSGTSDKSASSDYDILSSKFHLVDLAGSERAKRTGADGHRLKEGIHINKGLLSLGNVISALGDEKKRKEGAFVPYRDSKLTRLLQDSLGGNSKTVMIACISPADINAEETINTLKYANRARNIQNKAVVNHDPATAEMQKLRSQLEQLQAELLFSRSGSAALEELQLLQKKVSLLELKNSELNHEREQLAERARAAQLERDQLMLKIESARNGKSWDAIENAGLDQDVDLMKSYISKIQQLESDLMRQNFSNACRHGLHDQLAMERDILLHDLGSECEVGTPDVSSDVDEEEKEREHSSMQDQLDKELQELDKRLQQKEAEMKQFAKSDTSVLKQHYEKKLNELEQEKKALQKEIENLRHALTNIPSTDESAQKLKENYLQKLNALESQVSELKKKQETQQQLLRQKQRSDDAAKRLQEDIQRIKSQKVQLQQKIKHESEQFRSWKAAREKEVLQLKKEGRRNEYEMHKLLALNQRQKMVLQRKTEEAAAATKRLKELLEAKKSSRETYGGGNGSGMQAVMRAIDDELEVTVRAHELRSYYERQLQERAAISKEIAKLKEESKHKMSDCPQAMSPSARSSRISALENMLSSSSSAMVSMASQLSEAEERERLFNGKGRWYHVRSLPEAKNIMNYLFQLASSARCQVQDKEVACNEKEHIISELKEKVVVLNSAIRQLDMQVKDLGHQNMQLFSALNNTKKSASSSRNDSCISEDGQTYALRKSVRRSQYFGYSKNDWLDDMDTSDSEHSGELENMSEESDADWVQSTRKVRKHRRTVSSHINPNLGYRNAQESAEPEKPTDEKCILPNVVPSDGCSCSKFSSCKTNKCECRGSGAQCGPGCGCKDIKCSNRGSCSDNPEIVNQGIMLLKNAFSEKDTQDAESRKPLADIGNNVVNQTAETKKKPRKNWRKSTVQLVPAPLPPSVAETTEAAPRDRADIPLKLPRAMSSGPSESNPPPLTDRNAAKPGESVSTGSKESTAATRPPSQLRKNAATEKENQLR, encoded by the exons ATGTCGCAGAGCGTCGCCAATCCGGCCAGACCCGCCGGTTCGAG GGTTCCGATGGAGAaccaggaggcggcggccgcgcaccAGCAGAAGGACAGCGTGAAGGTGGCCGTGAACATAAGGCCGCTCATCACGGTGGAGCTGCAGGACGGCTGCACGGATTGCGTCACCGTCACCCCCGGCGAACCGCAG GTTCAAATTGGGCCGCATGTGTTCACCTTTGATCACGTCTATGGCAACTCGGCCCCTCCATCGTCACTAATATTCGAGCAATGTGTGAACCCGCTGATTGACGCATTATTCAGTGGATACAATGCTACTGTTCTAGCATATGGACAG ACGGGTTCAGGCAAGACATACACAATGGGTACTGATTATAGTGGTGAAGGTAACTGTGGAGGGATAATTCCACAAGTTATGGAGACCATTTTCAGAAAAGTTGACGCATCAAAGGATGGCTCAGAAATTTTAATTAGGGTGTCTTTTATTGAG ATATTCAAGGAAGAAGTCTTTGATTTGCTCGATTCAAATCATGCTGCTGTAAGACTTGATTCAGTCTCTGTACCCAAATCATCAGCACCTGCCAGAGTGCCGATTCAAATTCGAGAAACTGCAACAGGAGGCATAACCCTTGCTGGCGTGACAGAGGCTGAGGTGAAGTCTAAAGAAGAAATGGCATCATATTTGATACGTGGTTCCTCGTCGCGTGCAACAGCAAGCACAAATATGAATAGGCAGTCAAG TCGCTCTCATGCCATCTTTACAATATGTGTTGAACAAAAGAGAACATCTGGTACATCTGACAAGTCAGCCAGCAGTGACTATGATATATTATCATCAAAGTTTCACCTAGTTGACCTTGCTGGTTCTGAAAGGGCCAAACGTACTGGAGCAGATGGACATAGACTTAAAGAAG GAATACACATAAATAAAGGCCTTCTATCTCTTGGCAATGTTATAAGTGCATTAGGtgatgaaaagaaaaggaaagaagggGCATTTGTACCATATCGGGATAGCAAATTAACCCGCCTTCTACAG GATTCTCTTGGTGGAAACAGCAAAACTGTTATGATTG CTTGCATTAGTCCTGCTGATATAAATGCAGAAGAAACGATAAACACACTCAAATATGCGAATCGTGCACGCAACATCCAAAACAAAGCTGTGGTGAACCATGACCCAGCTACAGCTGAGATGCAAAAACTGAGGAGCCAGCTGGAGCAGCTTCAAGCTGAACTGTTGTTCTCCCGCAGTGGGAGTGCAGCGTTAGAAGAACTTCAG TTACTGCAGAAAAAGGTCTCTCTGCTTGAGCTAAAAAATTCTGAGCTAAACCATGAACGTGAGCAGTTGGCAGAACGTGCACGTGCTGCTCAG TTGGAAAGGGATCAGTTAATGCTGAAGATTGAATCTGCAAGGAATGGAAAGTCATGGGATGCTATTGAAAATGCTGGTCTCGACCAA GATGTGGACCTTATGAAGAGCTATATATCAAAAATCCAGCAGCTAGAGAGTGACTTGATGCGGCAAAACTTCTCCAATGCTTGCAGACATGGTTTACATGACCAACTAGCCATGGAAAGGGACATACTTCTACATGACCTGGGTTCTGAATGTGAAGTAGGAACACCTGATGTTTCAA GTGATGTtgatgaagaagaaaaggagagagaacaTTCATCCATGCAAGACCAACTGGATAAAGAGCTACAGGAACTGGATAAACGACTTCAGCAAAAGGAG GCAGAGATGAAACAATTCGCCAAGAGCGATACCTCTGTTCTCAAGCAACATTATGAGAAGAAGTTAAATGAGTTGGAGCAAGAAAAGAAAGCTCTTCAG AAAGAAATAGAGAACCTTCGCCATGCATTAACCAATATACCATCTACGGATGAGAGTGCTCAAAAACTGAAAGAAAACTATCTTCAGAAGCTGAACGCTCTTGAATCTCAG GTCTCTGAACTCAAGAAAAAGCAGGAAACTCAACAACAGCTTCTAAGGCAGAAACAGAGAAGTGATGATGCAGCAAAACGTTTACAAGAAGACATTCAGCGCATAAAATCTCAGAAG GTTCAACTTCAACAAAAGATCAAGCACGAATCTGAGCAATTTAGATCTTGGAAGGCTGCCCGTGAAAAGGAAGTACTTCAG CTCAAGAAGGAAGGGAGAAGAAACGAATATGAGATGCACAAGCTCTTGGCCTTAAATCAGAGGCAGAAAATG GTCTTACAGCGGAAAACTGAGGAAGCTGCAGCTGCAACAAAAAGATTGAAGGAGTTGCTGGAAGCAAAGAAGTCATCTCGTGAAACATATG GAGGTGGAAATGGTTCAGGGATGCAG GCTGTAATGCGAGCCATCGATGATGAACTTGAAGTAACTGTAAGAGCACATGAATTACGCTCATATTATGAGCGACAACTGCAAGA GAGAGCGGCGATATCCAAGGAAATAGCCAAACTAAAGGAGGAATCAAAGCACAAGATGAG TGACTGTCCTCAAGCTATGTCTCCAAGTGCTAGAAGTTCTAGGATCTCAGCATTAGAGAACATGCTATCCTCATCATCTAGTGCTATGGTGTCTATGGCCTCTCAACTGTCAGAAGCAGAGGAGCGGGAGCGTTTGTTCAATGGTAAAGGTAGATGGTATCATGTCAGGTCCCTCCCAGAGGCTAAGAACATTATGAACTACCTTTTTCAGTTAGCATCTTCTGCTAG GTGTCAAGTACAGGATAAAGAGGTGGCATGTAATGaaaaagaacacatcattagtGAATTGAAGGAAAAGGTGGTTGTGCTTAATAGCGCGATCAGGCAGTTAGATATGCAAGTAAAAGATCTAGGCCACCAAAATATGCAG CTTTTCTCTGCACTGAACAATACAAAGAAATCTGCTAGCTCTTCAAGGAATGACAGTTGCATTTCAGAAGATGGTCAGACTTATGCTTTGCGCAAG AGTGTTCGACGTTCTCAGTATTTTGGTTATAGTAAGAATGATTGGTTGGACGATATGGACACATCAGACTCTGAACACTCGGGAGAATTAGAAAATATGAGTGAGGAGTCTGATGCAGACTGGGTACAGTCGACCAGGAAAGTCAGAAAGCACCGACGAACAGTGTCCAGCCATATAAATCCTAATCTGGGTTATCGAAATGCACAAGAAAGTGCTGAACCAGAGAAGCCCACTGATGAAAAGTGCATTTTGCCCAATGTTGTTCCATCAGATGGCTGCTCATGCTCAAAATTCTCCTCGTGCAAGACCAACAAGTGCGAGTGCAGAGGCTCAGGTGCACAATGCGGTCCAGGCTGTGGTTGTAAGGACATCAAATGTTCTAATAGGGGTTCTTGTTCAGATAACCCAGAAATAGTCAATCAGGGCATCATGCTTCTCAAGAATGCCTTCTCTGAGAAGGATACGCAGGACGCAGAGTCAAGAAAGCCTTTGGCTGATATTGGTAATAATGTG GTTAACCAAACTGCAGAGACAAAGAAGAAACCAAGGAAAAACTGGCGCAAATCGACTGTTCAGCTTGTCCCAGCCCCTCTCCCGCCCTCTGTGGCAGAGACTACCGAGGCTGCCCCGCGGGACAGAGCGGACATCCCCCTGAAGCTGCCGCGAGCCATGTCCTCCGGGCCCTCTGAGAGCAACCCTCCTCCCCTCACGGACCGCAATGCCGCCAAGCCAGGCGAGTCCGTGAGCACCGGCAGCAAGGAGAGCACGGCCGCCACGAGGCCGCCGTCTCAACTGAGAAAGAACGCCGCCACCGAGAAGGAGAACCAGTTGCGATGA
- the LOC120657218 gene encoding RING-H2 finger protein ATL46-like, with protein MVVTVASSQSPSTPLPAFPYPSPSLRGFIRDAPPYNTQSPPQVQTASVSSSGSGKISPAVLFIIVILAVIFFISGLLHLLVRLLIKKQHGRGAAMGESAASPHRTGARDAAMDRQLQQLFHLHDSGLDQAFIDALPVFAYREIIGGNKEPFDCAVCLCEFDGEDRLRLLPVCGHAFHLQCIDTWLLSNSTCPLCRGTLFIPGMTIENLLFDFDERLEEEPLPEECEDGSQVCRQKSIDEEQPVTEKRVYPVRLGKFKNVGNQGVVDGVVGNVNAASIVSKEPGESSTSSLDARRCFSMGTYQYVLGASELRVALQSGRSRNGASSRFKGRGAAGLSSANADIMEGKRICARSKGESFSVSKIWQWSSVKGKLPAPPDTCSDTGSLPWMKRNAAGDKLNM; from the coding sequence ATGGTCGTAACAGTAGCTTCATCCCAATCTCCTTCCACGCCGCTACCCGCTTTCCCGTATCCTTCGCCCAGCCTCCGCGGCTTCATCAGGGATGCGCCGCCATACAACACCCAGTCCCCACCGCAGGTGCAGACGGCTAGTgtcagcagcagcggcagtggGAAGATCAGCCCTGCGGTGCTGTTCATCATAGTGATTCTTGcggtcatcttcttcatctccGGGCTGCTCCACCTCCTCGTGAGGCTACTGATAAAGAAGCAGCACGGCCGTGGTGCCGCCATGGGGGAGTCTGCTGCGTCGCCGCACCGGACTGGCGCGCGGGACGCGGCCATGGACCGGCAGCTGCAGCAGCTGTTCCATCTGCACGACTCGGGCCTCGATCAGGCCTTCATTGATGCGCTGCCTGTGTTCGCGTACCGCGAAATCATTGGTGGCAACAAGGAGCCGTTCGACTGTGCAGTGTGCTTGTGCGAGTTTGATGGGGAGGACAGGCTCAGGCTATTGCCGGTGTGCGGACACGCCTTCCACCTGCAGTGCATAGATACATGGCTACTGTCCAATTCAACATGCCCGCTTTGCCGTGGTACGCTCTTTATTCCAGGGATGACGATAGAGAACCTGCTGTTTGATTTTGATGAGAGGTTGGAGGAGGAGCCTCTACCGGAGGAGTGTGAGGATGGATCACAAGTTTGCAGGCAGAAATCCATTGATGAGGAGCAGCCAGTGACCGAGAAGAGGGTCTATCCAGTAAGGCTTGGGAAGTTCAAGAATGTTGGAAATCAGGGTGTGGTCGATGGTGTTGTTGGCAATGTCAATGCAGCTAGTATTGTGAGCAAGGAGCCAGGGGAAAGTAGCACTAGCAGCTTGGATGCAAGGAGATGTTTCTCCATGGGCACATACCAGTATGTTCTTGGGGCTTCTGAACTTCGAGTAGCTCTTCAGTCAGGTCGCAGCAGAAATGGTGCAAGCAGCAGGTTTAAAGGAAGAGGTGCTGCTGGCTTAAGTTCTGCCAATGCTGACATTATGGAGGGCAAGAGGATTTGTGCGAGGAGCAAAGGCGAGAGTTTCTCTGTGTCCAAGATTTGGCAGTGGTCTAGTGTGAAGGGCAAGCTGCCAGCTCCTCCAGACACTTGCTCAGATACTGGGAGCCTAccatggatgaaaagaaatgcTGCTGGAGATAAGTTAAATATGTGA